A region from the Geotrypetes seraphini chromosome 10, aGeoSer1.1, whole genome shotgun sequence genome encodes:
- the LOC117367985 gene encoding tigger transposable element-derived protein 1-like, protein MSQKRKSDASAGDASKKRRTITIEQKVEIIKRSERGETPSFIGKALGYSRSTIGTILKDKVRIMDYVKGYAPMKATVITKQRSGLIIKMEKLLIIWLEDQNQRNIPISLSLVQAKARSLFSDLKAHKENDECDEEFVASRGWFNRFKVRANLHNIKVQGEAASADVRDARVFPEQFKNIIEEGGYTPDQIFNVNETGLFWKKCLKKTYILKEEKSTPGHKALKEENGKLDTPEQKKFMTKELAEAFRLIEAGMAKLEEQDPNTERFTKVYRAVNEDLSCYKTIYNEKKNAPALLPIFKKSYPAKPVVNPHQQTANTGSSEVNPHSPASCPLSPTQDPSSIVANSPSSN, encoded by the coding sequence ATGTCTCAAAAGCGTAAATCCGATGCTAGTGCTGGTGATGCATCAAAGAAAAGGAGAACAATCACAATTGAACAGAAAGTTGAAATAATAAAGCGATCAGAAAGAGGTGAAACGCCATCATTCATTGGCAAAGCGTTAGGCTACAGTCGATCAACCATTGGAACAATTCTGAAAGATAAAGTGAGAATAATGGATTATGTGAAAGGCTATGCACCAATGAAAGCTACAGTTATTACCAAGCAACGCAGTGgtttaattatcaaaatggaAAAGTTACTCATAATTTGGTTAGAAGATCAAAATCAGCGTAATATACCTATTAGCCTTTCGTTAGTTCAGGCAAAGGCACGAAGCCTTTTCAGTGATTTAAAAGCTCATAAAGAAAATGATGAGTGTGATGAAGAATTTGTAGCCAGTAGGGGCTGGTTCAACCGCTTTAAAGTCAGAGCAAATTTGCACAACATTAAAGTACAAGGTGAAGCAGCAAGTGCCGATGTAAGAGATGCGAGAGTATTTCCTGAACAGTTTAAAAATATCATTGAGGAGGGAGGTTATACGCCAGACCAAATTTTTAATGTCAATGAAACCGGGTTATTCTGGAAAAAATGCCTGAAAAAAACCTACATTTTGAAAGAGGAAAAAAGTACACCAGGGCATAAAGCATTGAAGGAGGAAAATGGCAAACTTGACACGCCAGAACAGAAAAAATTTATGACAAAAGAGTTAGCTGAAGCCTTTCGTCTCATTGAAGCAGGGATGGCAAAATTAGAGGAACAAGATCCTAATACAGAGAGGTTTACCAAAGTTTACCGTGCAGTTAACGAGGACCTCAGCTGCTATAAAACTATTTATAATGAGAAAAAAAATGCTCCTGCCTTGCTGCCTATTTTCAAGAAGTCATATCCAGCAAAACCAGTAGTGAACCCTCATCAACAGACAGCAAATACTGGCTCTTCAGAAGTAAACCCTCACTCTCCAGCATCATGCCCATTATCTCCAACACAAGACCCATCTTCAATAGTTGCCAACTCTCCATCATCCAATTAA